In Entelurus aequoreus isolate RoL-2023_Sb linkage group LG13, RoL_Eaeq_v1.1, whole genome shotgun sequence, a genomic segment contains:
- the cryba1a gene encoding crystallin, beta A1a, protein MALNKPDLLGPWKITVYDQENFQGKRRDFTSSCQTLAQCGMDNIRSLKVECGAWTGYEHSSFCGQQFVLERGEYPRWESWSGSNAYHTERMASFRPICCADRKESKIVVYEKDNFVGRQWEISDDCPSLQAMGWGTNEIGSMKVQSGAWVCYQFPGYRGYQYVMECDRHGGEYKHYREWGSHAQSFQVQSLRRIQQ, encoded by the exons ATGGCTCTCAACAAGCCCGACCTGCTGGGACCGTGGAAG ATCACGGTGTACGACCAGGAGAACTTCCAGGGCAAGCGGAGGGACTTCACCTCCTCCTGCCAGACCTTGGCGCAGTGCGGCATGGACAACATTCGCTCCCTGAAGGTGGAATGTGGAGC TTGGACCGGATATGAACACTCCAGCTTCTGTGGACAGCAATTTGTGTTGGAGAGAGGAGAATATCCTCGTTGGGAGTCTTGGAGCGGCAGCAACGCCTACCACACTGAGAGGATGGCGTCCTTCCGCCCCATCTGCTGCGCT GACCGCAAGGAGTCCAAGATTGTGGTGTATGAGAAGGACAACTTTGTGGGACGGCAGTGGGAGATAAGCGACGACTGCCCGTCACTGCAGGCCATGGGCTGGGGGACCAATGAGATCGGGTCCATGAAGGTCCAGAGCGGCGC ATGGGTGTGCTACCAGTTCCCTGGTTACCGCGGTTACCAGTACGTCATGGAGTGCGACCGGCATGGCGGCGagtacaaacattacagggaatgGGGCTCCCACGCTCAGTCTTTTCAGGTGCAGTCGCTGCGTCGCATCCAGCAGTGA